The Streptomyces sp. NBC_01237 genomic interval ACCACCTGTCCCCGCCGAGAAGGGCCAGTTCCGCGCGGCCGTCGCCGTCCCAGTCGTGGACGGCGAAGAGCGTGCCGCCGTCGGGGCCGTCGTCACCCGGCACGGATCGCTCGGTGGAGTGCCAGGGTTTCGATCCGAGCCCGTGCTCGGAGCCGCCCCGCAGCACCTCGATCCGCGCGTCCCCCGCCTCCTTCTTCTTGGTGAGCTGTACGGCCAGGTCGTCGCAGCCATCGCCGTTGAAGTCCCCGGCAGCGAGCCTGGCGCCGAAGCCCTCCTTGAAGTCACCGCCGTCCATGGTGACCCACTTCCCCGGCTCCTTCCCGTAGCGGACGTTGACCTGGCCGCGCCGGTGGGGGGTGTCGACCTCGTCGTAGCTGTCGACGTAGCTCCGGCCGATGGCGATGTCCTGGCGCCCGTCGCCGTCGAAGTCGCCGAAGACGATGTTCTCGCCTTCCGGCAGCCGCTCGGGTTCCTTGCTCAGACCGCCGGCGGTACGGGCGCCGCCGGTGAACAGCAGGGGCGGATCCCATGGAGAGCCGTAGAGCGCGAGATCGGTGGCGCGGTCGTCGTTCGCGTCCCCGGCGACCAGTACGGGTGACGCGCCCTCGTCGACCGGGCTGGGGATCTCCGCAGTGCTGACCGGGGCGCCGGAGCGCTTGAACGGTCCCTTGAGGACGATCAGTTCCCGAGCCTCGTTCTCGTCCCTGAACACCGCGAGGTCGGTGTGGCCGTCCCCGTCGAAGTCGCCGGCGACCGGCGCGGTGTGGTATCCGCTGCCCGGCAGCGGCACACGCCCGTGCGCTCCGCCGGCCCGAGGGCCCTTGGGGCCTCCCCACAGGACCTGGGCGGCACCGCTCACGACGAGGTCGGCGTGGCCGTCCTCATCCAGGTCGGCGACCGTGGGCTGCAACGGGTCGTCGCCCGTCTGGACGTCGTGCGGCACACCGAGGTCATCGTGGGCGAAGGCGGTCGTGCGGTCGGGGTCAGGACCGTGCTCGGAGCCGGGCACGACGAACAGGTCGAAGTTCTCCGTCTCGGAGATCTCGTGCACCAGATCGGCGAAGCCGTCCCGTCGAGGTCGGGGGTCGCGGGCGCGGCCTCGCGCGCGGAATCGACCGCCCGGCAGGGACTGTTGGGCACCGCACGCGCGCCGCCGGACGGACGAAGGACGAGAAACGCCACCGCCACCACCGCCACTACAAGGGAGGCCGCCACGGCGTGCCACATGCGCACATGGCGGAAGGAGGGACCGCCTGCTGTCGGAAAGTGCATCAGCCCACTTCACGGCCGTGAACGCGGCCCGCACAAGGAAGCGGATCATTTCGTTACGGGGGTGATGCACGACGGTCCTGCCCTCCCTTCCGGCCCACGGGGACGCACGGCGGTGAGCCAGGGCTTCTTCCGGCCGGATCTCGGCATCGTCCGGGTAGCCCCGCGGGCTTCGATCTGTGAGGAGCGAAGCGGATCGCGGCGCTCGTCGCCTTCGCCGGGGACGACGCGATCGTCAACACCCCGGGCCGGGCCCGGAAGGCCGATGATACGGATCTTCATCTGGGCGGCCCAACGCTCAAGACAGTGCCCTGCATGGCACGTTGGCCCCTTCGTATCGGACTCTCCGCGGCCAACACCGGCCGGTCGGGTCGATGCGCTGGGCGGTACGGGGCGGCTCACTTCCGGTGCGTGGTGACGAGGGCCGTGGTGAGGCTGTCGGTGAGGGCGGTGTCGTCGTGCTCCGCGCTCGCCCAGGCGATATGGCCGTCGGGGCGGACGAGGACGGCGCGGACGTCGGTGAACTCGGCCGGTGGCTGGTCCGGGGTGGCGGTGTGGACGCGCAGTCCTCGACGCGCGTACCCGGCGAGGCGGCCGCTGCCGGTGAGGTCCAGCAGGAGGTGGCGGTCGACGCGCAGCAGTGCGAACAGGCCGGTGTCGCCGAGGGCGAGGTCGGGGGCGCGGGTGCCGGTCAGCGGGTGGTCGCCGGGGGCGGTGGGCGGGTAGGTGACGGCGAGGGAGCTGACCTGGGCGGCCAGGCGGTCGTTGAGGTCGGGCAGGGTGGTGATCAGCCGGGCGAGCAGACCGCGCAGGTCGAGGCCCTCGGGGGTGAAGGCGGTCATCAGGGCGACCTGGGCGCGGCTGGTGGCGGTGAGATCGGCGCCGACAGGGTGGCGTTCGGCGTGGTAGGTGTCCAGCAGGCTGTCGGGAGCCCATCCGTTGAGGGTGGCGGCGAGCTTCCAGGCGAGGTTGGCGGCGTCCTGGATACCCACGTTCATACCGACGCCCCCGGCGGGGAAGTGCTGGTGGGCGGCGTCCCCGGCGAGGAAGACGCGGCCCTTGCGGTACTGGTCGGCGAGGCGGGTGGCGTTGCCGTAGCGGGCGAGCCAGGCCGGGTCGCGCAGGCCGAAGTCGGTGCCGGCCATGGCGACCACGTTTTCGCGCAGTTCGTCCAGGGTGAGGTCGCCGGGCCAGGTGGTGATGAGGTCGCGGGGGGTGATGCCGACCAGGCGGTGGACGCCGCCGGGCATGGGGACGGCCATGAGGGCGCCGGCCGGGCCGAAGTAGCCGTAGCCGGGGGCGGGCGGGTTGTCCAGGACCACGTCGCCGAGCCAGCCGAGCACGGTGGAGGGGGTGCCGGGGTAGTCGATGCCGGCCGCGGTGCGCACGGTGCTTCGGGCGCCGTCGCAGCCGACCAGGTAGGCCGCGTGGAGGGTGGAGGGCCCGTGCGGTCCGGTGGTGTGCACGGCGATGTGGTCGGGGTGCTCGGTGAAGCCGGTGACCTCGTGTCCGCGCAGGATGTGCGCGCCCAGGTCAAGGGCCTGGCCCTCCAGCAGTGCCTCGGTGCGCTCCTGGGGCAGGGCGAGGGTGTGCGGGAAAGGACTGGGCAGGCGGCGGAAGTCGAGGCGGGAGTCGAGGGCGCCGAAGTGGCCTCCGGGCAGCGGTACACCCTCGCTCACGAAGGGCTGGTGCGCGCCACGGGAGGCGAAGGTCTCGATGGTGCGGGGGTGCACGGTCAGGGCGCGGGAGCGGGAGTCGCGTTCGGAGCGGGGCTCGATCACAGCGACGGTGATGCCCGCGCGGCGCAGTTCACCGGCGAGCCACAGGCCCACGGGTCCGGCACCTGCGACGACAAGCTGATAGTTCATGAATTTCCTCTTCCTCGACACAGACTCTTGGTCGGTGACCAATGCTTGGAGTGGAGTAAGCTAGGTCAGTGACCAAGAAGCAAGCCGGAGAAGACACCGCGGGCCAGCTCACCCGCGCCGCCGTGATCGATGCCGCCCTCCGGGTGCTGGACGAGCGCGGGCTGGACGGGCTCTCCACCCGGGCGGTCGCCGACCGCCTCGGGGTGCGGATGAACACCGTGCTGTGGCACGTGAAGACCAAGGCGCGGATGCTGGAGCTGATGGCCGACGCCGTCCTCGCCGGTATCCGCTACGACGACCTGCCCGACGCCCCTCCGGCACGCGTCCGTGAGCTGGTCGGCCGCTACCGGCACGCGCTGCTCGCCCGTCGCGACGGCGCCGCCCTGGTCACCGGCACCTATCCGGCCGAACCGAACACGCTGCGCTTCGCCGACCGCCTCGTCGACGCGTTCCTGGAAGCCGGTGCCGATGAGCGGCAGGCGGCGTGGACGGCGTGGACGGTCAACTACTTCACCCTGGGCCTGACCCAGGAGGAGCAGGCCGAGGGCGGGGAGGACGACGCGAAGCTCGCCCGGGCCGTCGAACGCGACGCACACCCGGCGCTGCAGCGCGCCCTTCCTCACCTCCGGCAGAACTTCGACGAGCGCTTCGCCTTCGGTCTGGAGGCGGTTCTGTCCCGCATTCCCGACTGACAGCGCACCCTCCCGAGGGCATCCAGACGCCGCACCCTGCGCCCGGCACACCCGGCCCCCTTCACCCACGCCCGTCTGCCGGGTACGGGGCATCCCGCGGCGAATGCCCAGTTCGGCTACGCCCGGGACCTGGCGGCGCCGGTCGGTTCATCGCCGGGTCGACCTGGAACCCCGAAGTGGCGGGGTGGACGCCTTCTACCGGTGGGCGGTGCGTGCCGGGCACGTGCCGACAAGCCCGACCCCGCAGGTGGCCGGGGCTCGCGGGTGGGCCCGCAGTTGTCGCACCGTACGGCGGGCGAGCAAGGGAAATCAGGATGGCGCTGGTTCCCGGCGGGCGGGACGTGCCGGTGGACGTGGTCGACGAGACGGCGGCGGTCGCATGAGCGCGGGAGCACCTGCCCCGGGTTTCGGGCGGCCCTGCCCGACGGCGACTACGAGGTCCGCTCGGCGGTCCACCGCTCGCCGGGCGGCAGCGTGTGTGTGGATCTTGAGGGCGAGGACGGCCGGAGCCGCACCTTCGACTTCGCGGACTGCGAGCTGCCTGGTTGGCTGGCTGGCTGGCTGGCTGGCATGAGAATCTCGCGGTCGCGGTGGGGCCGCCCGGATCGGGCCTGGCGGAGGACTGCGCACCACCCCTCCTCAGCCCCCGAGCACCAGGTCATCGAGGCAAGGTAGTCGAGCCTGTTCGAGGTGCATACGGCGGCGGCGGTGGAGGCCCGATCCTCACGGCCCGGCCGGAGCCCCTGAACAACGGTCCACCGAGGCCAACACTGCGGCACCGTGCCCGAACAAACGGCCCCGTCGTCATGATCGCCCTGACCCTGTCCGGCCCCGCCATCAACTGTGCCCTGCGACCACTGGAGGCGCAGGGGTAGGTGAGGATCACCGTCGACCCCGCCCACCGGCGCCGACGCCTGGTCGCCCTCACCCCGACGGCCGTGATGCCTGGCTGACTTCAGCCTCGGATACGTGACACCTCAACATGCGGGCTGACCAGTCCCGAAGGCCAGATGTCGAGGTTCGGCGATGTCGTCGTAGTTCATTCCAGAGAGGTGGTGGAGGCGAACGCAGTTGGCCTGCTCGGGCCAGTACGCCAAGAATTCTGGAAAGCACACCAAAGCCCGACTCGGGGAGGAAAGGCCGGTCCTCGACGGTCCGCCGGCGGGGATTCCACACTTGCGAGGTGCGGCTCTCCCGCGGTCAGGGCAACGGCGGCTCCGCCGCGAGGCCGAGTCGTCCGGTGAGGTTTCCTCGTCGGCGTGGCCGCCGCGACGCGCGGTCACTCGACGAGCACGTAAGCCGCACCAGTCGCCGGGCGAGAATCGCCCGGTGACCGCCGCTGCGCACAGGACCTCCTCCGTACGTGCCCTCGACATGCCGACCGGACCGGCCCCAGGCCACCCCGTGCGCTCCTTCCTCACCACCCCCGACGAGCGACGTCTCTCCTACCTCGACTTCGGGCCGGCAGAGGGGCGACCTCTACTCGGATTGCACGGACACCTCGGCGAAGCGGCTGACTTCGTGGAACTCGCCCGCGCCCTGGGCGCCGACGGATGGCGGGTGATCGCGCTGGATCAGCGGGGGCACGGGGACTCCGGCCGGGCCGAGCAGTACGACCGGGACGGATACGTCAACGATCTGCTCCTCCTGCTCAGCCGCCTGGGGCTTGATCACAGGTCCCTCCCCGTTGTCGGGCACTCCCTCGGCGCCATCAACGGCTACCACCTGGCAGCTGCCCGGCCCGACACCGTGAGCGCCCTGATCAACATTGACGGGCCCGCCTGTCTCCCCGTCGTGGAACCCGCCCCGCTGTCCTTTCTGCTCGACCTGCCGTACTCCGCCCCCACGCGCGAAGAACTCCTCGTCGCCTGCGGCTCCCTGGCACCCCTGCTGGAAAACGGACTGCGACCACACCACGACGGGTGGCGGCTCGGCTCCCACCCCGCGGACATGGTCGACTCCGACACCCGGCTGCTCGGCGACCACTGGCGTCAATGGCTGGGCTCCCACTGCCCCGCACTGCTCCTCCACGGCACAGCCAGCACCGTGCTGCCCACCGCGCAAGCCCGCGAGATGAGCAACCGGCGCCCCGGCACCACCCTGGTCGAACTGCACGCCGATCACTGGGTTCACCTTCGAAGGCCGAAGGAGTCGGCAGTCGCGATCCGCCGATTCCTCGACGCCCGCACCTGAGCCGAACGGGCCCCGTTGACACCGCCGAGCACACGGGGCACCGTCACCAGGGCCCGCCTCAGCCGGGCCACATGGACCCGGCCTGCGGACAGCCTCGTCGAGCCTTCCGTTGCCCGCGACGGTGTTCAGCCACCAGTGACCGGACCGGCCCATCCGCGCGCAGCACCGCGCCCGAGAGTTCACACCATGCCTTGGCACGCCTGGTCAGACAGGAGCAGAACTCGTCCCGGAAGCGTGACAGTCCCGCAAACGGATCATGCCGGAAAGCGTGATGCGACCGGCTCGTCCCCACCGCCTTCGTGCTGAGCATGTGTTCCTCGGCAGGATCACATGCTCAGCCGAAGGCCGCCTGGACGTAGGACAGTTACCGGCTAGTCGATGCGGTCCACCCAGGCACTCACGACGTACCCCGCACCCCACGGGTTGGAGGCCACCGAAGCCTGTCCGACCGGGGCCCAGTTACCGAGAATGATGCGCTGCGGCAGTCTGGGGTCGAGCGGGTTGAGCACCGCGTGGATCCGGTGCTGACCGGTACCGCTGGTGCAGAGACTGGAAAGGCTGCTCCCGGACGATACGGTGCAGTCGCCGGGTGCTGCCTGGGCGGCGGGCGTCGCGGCCAGCACCATGCCGGCCGTGGCCGCCGCAACGGCCACGGCACCGACGACACCGCGCTTCCTGGACAGGGACTTCGTGAACATGGGGACTCCTTCTTCTGATGACGATGCGTGAGGGGAAGGGGCGCATGTGCGGGTGGAGCGTGGAGCGGAACTCCGGCCTTGATGAGCGGCCCATGGGGCGCCGCGGACGCCGCGGATACCAAAGCGCGACAATGGATGAGAAAGCGAGTGATTACCTGCTTGATCGCGAGCCAAATCCTGCCCAGGTACGCGGTTTCTGGCAAGACCTTGGCCAGATTTGGTACAGACCAATTGTCGGCCTGACCGGTGTGGTGGGACGTAGGCGGTGTCTCCGTAGGGCGCGCCAACGCCCCGCATCGCCAAGTGCGTTGGTCGCCGATCGCATGGGGATCCAGGGCTGAGAACACACCCTTGCCGACCGTCTCTCACCACCACTGTCCCGAGATGCCTGCGACCGCCCCTGCGGTCGTGGGTACCACTGGGGGTCGGGCGCGGACACGATCCGGTCCTGCTGGAAGCGCTCGACGGTGGCAAAGAGCCGCTTGAGGACTTCGATGTCTGTGGCGTGCTCTGTGGGTTCCGTGTTCATGTGGACCCTGGTGCTACCTCACGCACAGCGGAGATCAGGAAAGGTGATAGGTCCAAGGGATCGGCTGCGCGAATTCGGCGGGCCGTCCACTGAGGACGTACACCCGGCAGCGCTGCCCCCACTGTGGCTTTGGGCTGTTCGTGGGGGATCCGCAGCGGGAGGCCGGTGAGCGGCGACCGTCAGGTAGCCCCCGGCACCGACCGCCGGATCGGCATCATCGTCTCGACGGTCTCCTGCGCGAGGTGGTCGAGGATCAGTCGGTTGACGAGCGCCGGTTTCTCCAGCGGGGCCAGGTGCGAGGCGCCCGGAACCACGGCCAGCTCAGCGTTCGGGATCGCGCGGTACAGGGCGGTCGTGTGCTCCAGCGTCATCATGTCGTCGTCCCCGACCATGACGAGGGTGGACGCCTCGATCCGGCCCAGGTCGTCGGTCGTGAGGGTCGGCAGGGTGCGCCACATGCCGATCACCTTCGCAGCCACCACGGGCCAGTGGCCGGCGCCGTCTGGGGTGACGGGCTCGTACATCTCCCGGAAGAACGCGAGGTCGGGTCCGTCCGGCGTCATCGCGTCAAGCATCTCCGGCTCGACGAAACACTCGGATCCCGGACGGAAGTTGGCGCCGATCACCACAACCCTGCGGACGAGGTCGGGCCGGTCCATGGCGACGAGCAGCGCGACGATTCCCCCGTCGCTCCAGCCCACCAGATGAGCCGGTCCCGCGACGACCATCTCCAGGAAGGCCACCGTGTCGTCGGCCATGGCCCGGTACGTCAGCGGCCCCGCGACATCGGCGGTGTGCCCGTGCGCACGCCGCTCGGGGAGGTGGACACGGTAGGCGGCCGCGAGGTCGGCGCGCTGCGCGCCCCAGGTCTCGTTCGTGCAGAAGCCGCCGTGCAGCAGGAGCAGCGGATCGCCTGCCCCTTCGCTTTCGTACCAGGTTTTCACACCAGGCAGGTCCGCGTACTCACCCATCCCTCAAGACCTTTCCGGGTTGTTGTCGTCCTGTTCGGTATGCGCTGCAACGCGTCCGTCCCCGCCAGTGTGCACGGTCCCTCTACGGGGCGTAGGCGGTGACGGGTCGCGGATCGCCGAACTCCAGCGGCAGCTGTGCAGGCCATGGCGGGGGGAAGACCCAGGACGCATGGGACTTTGCAGTACCCCCGAACGGGTCGCGCGCTGGTGGCAGGATCCAGCATTGGTGTCGGCTTCCGATGCCATCGGACGCCGGTCGTCCTGACAGACGCTCGCCCCTCGTTCCCCCGCCGCCCGCCTCGCCCCTGTGCCGGACGGAGCTGCGCCGACCCTTGAGGTGCCGAACGATGAGCCAGACGTCCCCGAGGGCAGCGATGGGGCAGCCGACCCGGCCAGGACGGTCGCGCCGGTGAACGCTCCAGCGATACTCCTGGCGAGGAGCACATCGAAGATCGGCATGGTCAGGGGCTCCAGTTTGCTGATCGTTTCCGGCGGTCATGGTTCCCCCTGCGACCACAGTATGCGGTCTCATGAACACCTCGTCCGGAAGCACCCGCAGACTCCCCTGTCTCGGCCCACCACTCCCCCGGCTCAGGAAAGGAACGGAGAGCCCCTCCGGGTCGGAGGTGTCAACGGTGACGGGAACACTGTTCACTTCGATGCGAACGACCGGCGGCGAGCGTCTTGAGGAGCTGGGCGGGAGCGTCCATGAAGTCGTAGTGGCCGCCCTCGACGACGCGGGTCTCGACCGAGTCGGCGTAGCGACGCCAGCCCTGGAGGTCCGCCAGGCTCACGTCGGTGTCCTGGCTCCAGTGCAGCACGGTGATCGGGCAGTCGATCCGGGTGGGCTCGGTACGCCGGTAGGCGCCGGCGGCGGCCTGGTCACGCAGCAGCACGGACATGCCCATGTCGATCATGTCGGGGCGGGGTTCGATGCCCCGGCCGCGCAGGAACGTGACGATTTCGGCGCGCAGTTCGTCCTCTCCCAGAGTGAGCATTCGGTCGGCGGCTGCCTGGTGCGGGGCGGGCTGGCCGGACACGAACAGCCGCTGGGGGGTGGGCAGGCCCGCGGCGGCCAGGCGCAGCACGCTCTCGTAGGCAGGCAGGGCGCCCGAGCAGTGCCCGAAGAACGCGAACGGTGTGCCGAGCAACGGCGTGAGGGCTTCGACGAGCTGGTCGGCGAGGTTCTCGTAGCTGGCGTAGTGGGGATGGGCGAGGCGGTTCTCGCGGCCGGGGAACTGCACCGGGCAGATCTCGGCGTCGCCGGCCGTGGCGGGCCAGGCGCTGAACGCGGAGGCCCCGGAGCCGGAGAAGGAGAAGCAGAACAGGCGGGCGGACGCAGCGGCGGCGGGGGGCCGGACGAACCACGGTGAGGCGAGGGCGGGTCCGGACGTCATGGGATGAGCCGTTTCTGGGCGGCGACGGGCAGGTGGGTCATCCCGGAGATGAAGTAGGAGCGCAGGTGCTCCGGTTCGCCGGCCAGGTCGAGGGAGTCGAACCGGTGAAGGAGTTCCTCGAAGAAGACGCGCAGGGTCAGGCGGGCCAGCGGGGCGCCGATGCAGAAGTGCGGGCCGAATCCGAAGGCGATCTGGCGCTTGGCGTTGGGGCGGGTGATGTCGAAGGTGTGCGGGTCGGCGAACTGGGCGGCGTCCCGGTTGGCCGACCCGATCCACGCGACGACCGCTGCGCCGGCCGGGATGACGCCGCCCGCGACGGGGACGTCGGCCGTGGCGTAGCGCATGAAGTTGCAGGCGGCCGAGGTCCAGCGCAGCCCTTCCTCGACCAGGTTGGGGATCAGGGTCGGGTCGGCCTGGGCCTTGCCGAACTGTTCGGGCCACTCGATGAGGGCCTGCACGGTGCCGGAGACGGTGTGCGGGGTCGTCACGTTGGCGCCCAGCAGGATGCTGTAGCCGTCGAGCGCGATCTCCTGGTCGCTCAGCGGTGTCCCGCCGGGGCGCACGCTCATCAGGTGATGGAGCAGGCTGTCGTCCTCGGCTCCGGAGTCGCGGCGGACCTTGACCCACTCGGTGACGTATCCGACGAGTTCGTGGTGGGAGATGGCCAGGGTGGCGGCTTCGCTGCCGAGCTGGAAGTGCGGGTCGGAGGGGGCCGCCACCATGGCGGTGAGCTGGACGAGTTCTTCCCAGTCCTTCTCGGGGATGCCCAGCAGCGGGCCGGTGACGATCGCCGGGAGGAGCAGGGCCTTCTCGGCCAGGTCGAACACCTCGCCGTCCAGGGCCGGCTCCAGGAAGCGGGTCACCGACCGGCGGATGGAGTCCTCCCAGGACTTGACCGCGCGGGCGGTGAGCTTGGAGCCCAGCGGCCTGCGGACCTCGGTGTGCCGGGGCGGGTCGGTGGAGGTGAGCAGCACACCAGCGGCGACGTCGTCCTGGCCGAGGTGGGTGGGCACGGTGCCGCGTTCGGAGGTGAACTCGCGGTGGTCGCCCAGGACGCGGCACACGTCCTCGTAGCGGGTGACCGACCAGAATTCGCGTCCGTCGGGCAGGACCTGGTGGTGCAGGGGCGCCTTGGCGCGCATGACGTCCCAGACGGGGTGCGGGTCGCCCGTACCGTAGAGGTCGAGGTCGAACAGGTCGACGGTGTCGAGGTCGAGGTCGCGCGCGGGGCCCGGCGTCAGTCTCATGTGCCGGACCTCCCTTTCTCGATCAGTCCGGCGACGCGGGCCGGGGTCTGCGCCAGGTAGAAGTCGCGCACGGAGAGCTGGACGCCGTAGTCGCGCGCCACCCGTTCGATGATCTTGATGCCGGTCAGCGAGTTGCCGCCGAGGGCGAAGAAGTCGTCCTCCGCCCCGATCTCGGGGCAGTTGAGGAGTTCCCCCCACAGCGCGGCGATCTCGTCCACCAGCGGCACCGGGCCGCCCGAGGGCGCGTCATGGCGTTGTGCTGTCTCGTCCTGTCCACCTCGCGGGTGGATCACCTGCGGCACCGGTTCCATGGTCAATGTTTCCTTCCTCCGCCGGTCGGGAGTTCCCTCTCGGTCGGTCTCTTGCGCCCTGACGTGAT includes:
- a CDS encoding FG-GAP repeat domain-containing protein; the encoded protein is MHEISETENFDLFVVPGSEHGPDPDRTTAFAHDDLGVPHDVQTGDDPLQPTVADLDEDGHADLVVSGAAQVLWGGPKGPRAGGAHGRVPLPGSGYHTAPVAGDFDGDGHTDLAVFRDENEARELIVLKGPFKRSGAPVSTAEIPSPVDEGASPVLVAGDANDDRATDLALYGSPWDPPLLFTGGARTAGGLSKEPERLPEGENIVFGDFDGDGRQDIAIGRSYVDSYDEVDTPHRRGQVNVRYGKEPGKWVTMDGGDFKEGFGARLAAGDFNGDGCDDLAVQLTKKKEAGDARIEVLRGGSEHGLGSKPWHSTERSVPGDDGPDGGTLFAVHDWDGDGRAELALLGGDRWWITDGTGRDEASFPVAPSTDQGS
- a CDS encoding FAD-dependent monooxygenase encodes the protein MNYQLVVAGAGPVGLWLAGELRRAGITVAVIEPRSERDSRSRALTVHPRTIETFASRGAHQPFVSEGVPLPGGHFGALDSRLDFRRLPSPFPHTLALPQERTEALLEGQALDLGAHILRGHEVTGFTEHPDHIAVHTTGPHGPSTLHAAYLVGCDGARSTVRTAAGIDYPGTPSTVLGWLGDVVLDNPPAPGYGYFGPAGALMAVPMPGGVHRLVGITPRDLITTWPGDLTLDELRENVVAMAGTDFGLRDPAWLARYGNATRLADQYRKGRVFLAGDAAHQHFPAGGVGMNVGIQDAANLAWKLAATLNGWAPDSLLDTYHAERHPVGADLTATSRAQVALMTAFTPEGLDLRGLLARLITTLPDLNDRLAAQVSSLAVTYPPTAPGDHPLTGTRAPDLALGDTGLFALLRVDRHLLLDLTGSGRLAGYARRGLRVHTATPDQPPAEFTDVRAVLVRPDGHIAWASAEHDDTALTDSLTTALVTTHRK
- a CDS encoding TetR/AcrR family transcriptional regulator C-terminal domain-containing protein; amino-acid sequence: MTKKQAGEDTAGQLTRAAVIDAALRVLDERGLDGLSTRAVADRLGVRMNTVLWHVKTKARMLELMADAVLAGIRYDDLPDAPPARVRELVGRYRHALLARRDGAALVTGTYPAEPNTLRFADRLVDAFLEAGADERQAAWTAWTVNYFTLGLTQEEQAEGGEDDAKLARAVERDAHPALQRALPHLRQNFDERFAFGLEAVLSRIPD
- a CDS encoding alpha/beta fold hydrolase encodes the protein MTAAAHRTSSVRALDMPTGPAPGHPVRSFLTTPDERRLSYLDFGPAEGRPLLGLHGHLGEAADFVELARALGADGWRVIALDQRGHGDSGRAEQYDRDGYVNDLLLLLSRLGLDHRSLPVVGHSLGAINGYHLAAARPDTVSALINIDGPACLPVVEPAPLSFLLDLPYSAPTREELLVACGSLAPLLENGLRPHHDGWRLGSHPADMVDSDTRLLGDHWRQWLGSHCPALLLHGTASTVLPTAQAREMSNRRPGTTLVELHADHWVHLRRPKESAVAIRRFLDART
- a CDS encoding alpha/beta fold hydrolase yields the protein MGEYADLPGVKTWYESEGAGDPLLLLHGGFCTNETWGAQRADLAAAYRVHLPERRAHGHTADVAGPLTYRAMADDTVAFLEMVVAGPAHLVGWSDGGIVALLVAMDRPDLVRRVVVIGANFRPGSECFVEPEMLDAMTPDGPDLAFFREMYEPVTPDGAGHWPVVAAKVIGMWRTLPTLTTDDLGRIEASTLVMVGDDDMMTLEHTTALYRAIPNAELAVVPGASHLAPLEKPALVNRLILDHLAQETVETMMPIRRSVPGAT
- a CDS encoding thioesterase II family protein; translated protein: MTSGPALASPWFVRPPAAAASARLFCFSFSGSGASAFSAWPATAGDAEICPVQFPGRENRLAHPHYASYENLADQLVEALTPLLGTPFAFFGHCSGALPAYESVLRLAAAGLPTPQRLFVSGQPAPHQAAADRMLTLGEDELRAEIVTFLRGRGIEPRPDMIDMGMSVLLRDQAAAGAYRRTEPTRIDCPITVLHWSQDTDVSLADLQGWRRYADSVETRVVEGGHYDFMDAPAQLLKTLAAGRSHRSEQCSRHR
- a CDS encoding cytochrome P450; this encodes MRLTPGPARDLDLDTVDLFDLDLYGTGDPHPVWDVMRAKAPLHHQVLPDGREFWSVTRYEDVCRVLGDHREFTSERGTVPTHLGQDDVAAGVLLTSTDPPRHTEVRRPLGSKLTARAVKSWEDSIRRSVTRFLEPALDGEVFDLAEKALLLPAIVTGPLLGIPEKDWEELVQLTAMVAAPSDPHFQLGSEAATLAISHHELVGYVTEWVKVRRDSGAEDDSLLHHLMSVRPGGTPLSDQEIALDGYSILLGANVTTPHTVSGTVQALIEWPEQFGKAQADPTLIPNLVEEGLRWTSAACNFMRYATADVPVAGGVIPAGAAVVAWIGSANRDAAQFADPHTFDITRPNAKRQIAFGFGPHFCIGAPLARLTLRVFFEELLHRFDSLDLAGEPEHLRSYFISGMTHLPVAAQKRLIP
- a CDS encoding acyl carrier protein; translation: MEPVPQVIHPRGGQDETAQRHDAPSGGPVPLVDEIAALWGELLNCPEIGAEDDFFALGGNSLTGIKIIERVARDYGVQLSVRDFYLAQTPARVAGLIEKGRSGT